In Saccharomyces eubayanus strain FM1318 chromosome II, whole genome shotgun sequence, the genomic stretch AAGATACACAAAATATAGTTTTGTATAGTAAAAAAGGTTCAATTGTGAACTCTAAAAGTGAAGGATATATGCATTCTATgactcttttttatttcctttaCTTAATATCCTTGAGCGGCGGAGGGAAAAGCGGAGCTAAAACCAGGGTTATAGGGTCGAAGCCACCGAGTATATAGGCATTATGAAACAACAAGTCAAACCTTAGGCCCAAGGCAGGCTCTAATTCTAAAGAACATTTTTGTGCTTGTAAATCTACCCATACCTCAATTGACTGCCCCAAGACAAGAGGACATTCGATAAGTAGTCCGACAAGGAAATTTAGACCATGAGTAGCAAGAAGTTTGTTGTCCGAATTGCAGATGCGCTTTTCAAGTCATCATTGGCTAAGAATACTCCACCTGTTTATCCACAGAGGATTGAgcattttgaaatcttaCCTAGTGAAAAATGGGTTATATGGGGACCTGGAAAAGCCAAGTTTTTGGATGTACTAagtaataaatatatcTGCGAGCCCCCACTATCTTTGGCATTCGGTTTCTTAAAGAATAATTCGTACATTTTGCCGAGAATTGAGCAAGTTGCTTTCAAAGGCGTTTTACCCACTGCTCATTTGAGTGCCAGATACGAATTTTTTAAGGATGACTATGACCAAACGTGCAAACAATTTATATTTGATAAGGCTAGTGGATCAAATGCAGTTTCGTATAAAGTGGCCACAAACAATCGTAGGATAAACATGGAGCTGTATGATATTCTAATCGAGAACTTAAGACTAACCACTTTACAAGATAGGTGGGTAATGGGATTGAGTAATGGACAAATGAGGAGAGCAAGATTAGCCCGTAGTATTCTTAAGGAACCCGACTTATTACTAATTGATGACCCATTTTTAGGGTTAGATCCAAGTGCAACAGCGACAATCTCACAATTTTTGGCGAATTATGAAAGTATGCCAGTAAATAGTAGTTGCCCAATTGTCATTGGTTTAAGGTACCAAGATTCTATTCCTAAGTGGTGTACTCATGTATGTTGTGTCGATGAACAGAACGGTATATTGTTTCAAGGCCCAATCCAAAAgcttcaaaataaaattgatgaaaccAAATCACGGGCACAGAAAGAATTACAAGAGTCCCAAATAAACAGCTATTCCAAAGGAGATATTTCTATTAACGATTTACTTTCTGTACATCCCATGTTTGGGAAGGGTGACCATGAAATTATCAAGATGCCTCACGTTATAGAATTAGACGGCTTGAGTGTTTCGTACAAAGGTGAGgctattttgaaaagcttgCACTGGAAAGTCCAACCTGGCTCAAAATGGCATATAAGAGGAGATAATGGTTCAGGTAAATCGACCTTGTTATCTCTACTCATGGCAGAACATCCTCAATCGTGGAACTCAAAAGTGATTGAAAATGGTATTCCACGGAGAACGGGCAAAACAAACTATTTCGACATTAATAGCAAAATAAGTATGTCATCACCTGAATTACATGCtatttttctgaaaaatgcCGGAAGGAGGTTAAATGTTAGAGAAAGTGTTGCAACTGGCTATCGGGATGCGTCCTCAAACAATTTCTTACCGGTATGGAAATCTTTAGACAAAAATGctcaaaaaattatcaacatGTATCTAAGGTATTTCAACTTAGACCAAATTGCTGATAATGTTCCCTTCGAACAATTAACTGTTAGTGATCAGAAATTGGTCCTTTTTGTTAGGAGTTTGATCAAGATGCCGCAAATATTGATTCTCGATGAGGCCTTTTCCGGAATGGAAGTTGAACCCATGATGCGTTGTCACGAACTTTTAAAACAGTGGCCAGGGACAGTTCTTGTAGTGGCACATGTTGCTGAGGAGACGCCACAATGTGACCATTTTTTGAGACTTATATCTCCAGGGGACTATGAAGTTGGCgacatcaaagaaaactagACTTTTTCTAAATATGATATAGTAATATAAAACTGCTCAGGAATCgtaaaaagcaaaaataacaatacaTGAATAAGGAACGACTTCTCTCTATATGATACCTTTCCCCTCCTGGAAACCACAGTGACAACCGCTCTCATAATAAGCTGTTCATATGGATCCGTAGGGTTCTTCGAGTTTGGCGCTGAGGCGGAGTGCGGTGAATGGGCGCAATATCATCTCCTATTCTCTACGACAAGtttcagaaaaaatttgtagTATGACGGTACTCAAAGGAACCGTACTTAAAAAGGGCAATTAACGTATTGCTTAATTTATATACAGCATTGGCAGTCTCACAAGGAAGTGCTTATTTCATTTCAACAGGGACCATTCATAAGAAAGTGTTCTTATCATTCACTTAGAGCAGATCAGTGGGAGGTATTTTGGTATTATTACACAAAACTGTACCACTACCAAACAATAAGATAGCTATCGAAGCACagtatttctttgatacTTTTACCTACTGTTTTCGACTAATCAAcgcttcttttttatttatttgttttgtatttgttttgaattGATTAATCAGCAAAACAGAGAGCTTtctatttctattttcgTGTTTACACCataggaagaaaagaaaaaaggacaTAAAAATTTAGAAGCCGACAAACTTCGAAATAATAGCTTCTAGAAGCATCGAAACTAATCGAATATGAGCACCCCTGCAAACTATACACGTGTTCCTTTGTGTGAGCCAGAGAACCTGCCAGCAGATatacaaagagaaaacgaATATGGTACACTAGACTCTACGGACCATTTATATCAGGTCATACAACGTGATGGTAAACCATTGACAGAACCGATTATTGACACTCCACCCTATTATGTTTCTCTGCTGACGTATCTAAattatttgcttttgatCATACTGGGCCACATTCATGATTTCTTAGGTATGACTTTCCAAAAGAGCAGACATTTAGATCTTTTAGAACGTGACGGGCTTGCTCCTTGGTATTCAAACTTCGAGAGTTTTTACGTCAGAAGAATTAAAATGAGAATCGACGATTGTTTCTCTAGACCAACTACTGGTGTTCCAGGGAGATTCATTCGTTGTATTGATAGAATCTCTCATGATATAAACGAGTATTTTACATACTCAGGCGCAGTATACCAATGTATGAACTTATCTTCCTATAATTATTTAGGTTTTGCCCAGAGCAAGGGTCAATGTACTGATGCTGCTTTGGAATGCGTCGATAAATACTCCATTCAATCTGGTGGTCCAAGGACTCAAGTTGGTACTACAGACTTGCACATTAAGGCTGAAAAGTTAGTCGCAAAATTTGTTGGTAAAGAAGATGCTATGATATTTTCGATGGGTTATGGTACAAACGCAAATTTGTTTAATGCATTTCTAGATAAAAAGTGTTTAGTCATCTCCGATGAACTAAACCACACATCTATTAGAACTGGTGTTAGATTATCGGGTAGTGCTGTGAGAACTTTCAAGCATGGTGATATGGTGGGATTAGAGAAACTTATCAGAGAACAAATAGTACTTGGTCAACCAAAGACCAATCGTCCATGGAAGAAAATCTTAATTTGTGTCGAAGGGTTGTTCTCTATGGAAGGTACGTTATGTAATCTGCCCAAGTTAGtagaactgaaaaagaaatacaaatGTTACCTATTTGTCGATGAAGCGCATTCAATAGGTGCCATGGGTCCAACAGGTCGTGGTGTCTGTGAGATTTTCGGTATTGACCCCAAGGATGTTGATATTTTAATGGGTACTTTCACCAAATCATTTGGTGCTGCTGGTGGTTATATTGCTGCTGATAAGTTTATCATCAATAGATTAAGACTGGATTTATCTACTACAAGTTATAGTGAATCGATGCCAGCTCCTGTTCTAGCTCAAactatttcttcattgCAAACCATTAGTGGTGAACTGTGTCCAGGCCAAGGCGCAGAGAGATTGCAGCGTATTGCCTTCAACTCCCGTTACCTGCGTTTAGCTTTGCAAAGATTAGGATTCATTGTGTATGGTGTGGCCGACTCACCAGTCATTCCACTTTTGTTATATTGTCCCTCAAAAATGCCTGCATTTTCGAGAATGATGTTACAGAGAAGGATTGCTGTTGTCGTTGTTGCATACCCTGCTACTCCGTTAATTGAATCAAGAGTTAGATTCTGTATGTCAGCGTCTTTGACTAAAGAAGATATCGACTATTTATTGCGTCATGTTGATGAGGTcggtgaaaaattgaatctGAAGTCAAATTCAGGTAAATCAAGTTATGACGGCAAGCGTCAAAGATGGGACATTGAAGAAGTCATAAGAAGAACACCTCACGACTGTAAGGACGATAAATACTTTGTTAATTAATCATGGAGTTAATGACCTTATTAAATAGGAAATTACgattatttttaaagttttttaaaCCAAGCAATAGTGTTGATACAAACTTGAAATGacaaaataaatttaagaaatcaaaaaatgtaaaaaaaaaatacaaaagaaaggaaaattcaataatttaATAATTAGCCCTTGGATATGAAAACCAAAGTCTGTgttattttatcttttataAAGCAGTAAAATACTATGTATGTAGAACCACATTGCACCTTATACACACCATTATGTTATGTAAGAAATGAGTATTTTTTTCGCGGGCAATAACTGAATATGAAATATATGAATATTACAACCCCTTAGTAAAAATTCATCATTCAACACagatggaaaaaattaaagccAGCACAGTTTTGAACTTATTGATTTGGAGATTCGAATTTTTAACAATAGCTCATTTAAGTCGACTGATTGGTATCACCATTGAAACCCCAATCACCCATTAAAAAATCATGTCAAATCTTTATAATATTGGATCcgaaaccaaaaataagATCAAAAAGTTTCGCATAACTACAGCAAGAGCCGATTCTATTAAGGCCCTGTCAATCAAAATCGAGCCAAAGCCCTCCTATGAGATaattattgatgaagatgaacaaGAGGAACTGGAAGAATTAGAAGATCTAAGCGAATTAGCAGAAATCCTGCCCGACAACTCACCTAGGTTTCTTCTTACYGCATACCCGATCACAACGAAAGACGGGATTAAACAAACCCCTTTAATTTTGATCTATTGGAAGCCAATGACGGTCGTTTCACAAGAATGGAAGATGCTTTACGCGGGTGCATTAGAAATGGTCAGAAACGAGTGTGGTACTTTCAAATTAGTTGAAGTTTCTTCTGGCCTAGAAGACGATTCGGACTTGGATGAATTGAGAGAGCAGTTAGAGAGTTGTTGATAAAGTAAAATCTCAAGTTTATCACCTAGTATAACCACATAGGACATATCAGTAATAGataatttcatcttcaatatttACAAACCAAGACTACTCACACCACCCACGAACCCCTTTATAGAAGACCCAGACAGTGcagaaaagtttttttaattttttttcggtCACTGtagtattatttttcaagcgCCGACgcaaatttgaaattttgaaatagaGAGCATCCGCTGTTGGATGGGCACTTGGCAACTCATTTTATCTGTCTTAAATGGCATTGCgttttaatttcttcgttagttaaatttcaatttccatCCAATTATTTCTGTCTATAGAACAAAAAGTCAATAAACCaatcaacaaaaatcaGTCAAAATGGGTCGTATGCACAGTGCCGTATGTCTAACTATACCATAAGGTGATACTAATGCAGGTAAACTGCGTTAATAAATCACAAATACAGGAGCTAGTAAAGTGTAAGATTCAAGCATGAATccttattattttcttctcaatCGGATCACAATTCTATTACAAGTTCCGGTGTGTACACAGGTATATTTTATACTGGAGAGTAGTTTCTACTCGCTGTACATTAGCTGGGTGattccaatttctttgacaAACATGTCAAATTCTTTTGACATGTTTGTGTTGCTAACAGTTGCGGGTCGTCTTCATTGAATTTTCACTGACGTCGCCGTTGGTAACTGTCCTTATGAATCTATTTTCATAAGCTCATTAACACTAATGAGTTGATCTATCTTTATAGAGAAGTGAATTAGAAAGAGCACTCGGAATAATTATACTTTTAATGGAATTGTATGATCTGAATGAAAGAGAATATGTACATGatacgtttcttttttatcacATCATatgaaagtttttttttactaacatatttgataatttttggAACATTTAATTCCGATGAATATCATTTTAAACAGGGTAAAggtatttcttcttctgctatTCCATACTCTAGAAACGCTCCAGCTTGGTTCAAGTTGTCCTCTGACTCTGtcattgaacaaattgTCAAGTACGCTAGAAAGGGTTTGACTCCATCTCAAATTGGTGTCTTGTTGAGAGATGCTCACGGTGTCACTCAAGCCCGTGTCATTACCGGTAACAAGATTATGAGAATCTTGAAGTCTAACGGTTTGGCTCCAGAAATTCCAGAAGATTTGTACTACTTGATTAAGAAGGCTGTCTCTGTCAGAAAgcatttggaaagaaacagaaaggACAAGGATGCTAAATTCAGATTGATTTTGATCGAATCTAGAATCCACAGATTGGCTAGATACTACAGAACCGTCTCTGTTCTACCACCAAACTGGAAGTACGAATCCGCCACTGCCTCTGCTTTGGTTAACTAGAGTGTTTAAATCatccttttcattatttctttatatGTATAATTTTGTATAATTAAGATTGATTTTTTAAACATTTTTTAACAAAGATAACCTGCATTTCATTTCCACTTAGTCTCTACTTTACCGAGTGcattttactttttttttttttaagtatTCAAacttgctcttttttttactgtaCACTTTGATTTAGAGATTTAAACGGTAGTATTGCTGTCGTAATGCCTAGATAAAAACTATGGCTCATAATTTTGGGAGAATACCTTCACACCAATGTTATGTGCTGAATCTCTATCGCACTGTTCTCAGAAACATTCCAAAGAATTGTCACTCTTAtgcatttcaaaaagaaatcaagagTAACCTTTCGAGGCAACTAACCAAACATAAGCATGACAAATCTAGTTGGAGTGTGTATATTCTCCTCAATAAATTCAACCAATTGAACAACTACCTTTTGGAAGGCAAATTGCAGGAAATCAAACACTTGATTCAACCACTGAAAAAGGTATCGAAACAACTGAAGACGACAAGGATTCTTAAAACTTTGAATGATCTAGGTAATGGAAATTCACTACAAAGTCCAGAGGAGATAAGAGAACTTCATGTGTTAAGCACTTATATCaagcaaaagcaaaaccTAGGCCTTTTACCCAACTGCATCCCTAAAGAATATAAGCTTAAGCTTCTATTACCGTTAGCATTAAACGAGAGTGCTTGTGTGAAGTTGTACAACATTCAccaaaaattagaaaaaggTTCTCCCTCTGCTAGGCTATCATAtaccaaagaaggaagaaatcaaatatGGTTTGTTCGATCACCAATTAATAAGGGCAAGAGACAATCAAAAATGCTGGGAATCTTGATACggcaagaaagaaaagattctcaaaagaatattgaCGATCTCAACTTTTGTGAATCAAATGCTTCTTGGGCACTCCATGAGGCTATTTGGGAAGAGTATTTAGAGTCTAAGAGGATAATTGAAATAAACTTGGCAAAATATTTAGAGTACAATATAGATAACCCAAAGAAACCCGCTAGGTACAACCCAGCCAgtcaaaataaaaaaattaacgaATGGGTGGACCCTGTGAGAGAGGTGATCTTTAACTTGCAGGCCAAAAGCATTCAAAAGGTTGAGTACTATAACGATTATAAGGAAAAACTGTTGAGTAAAGATGGTCAATTAGCATATTTTGATAAGTTATCGAAAGCTATGTACGCTAAAAGGTTggaatcttttgaaaagatggCAGAGGAAGCCTTACCATATGTCACACCATTCATACCAAAGAAGGATTTATTAAATGCCCTGACAAAATACGGTTTCTAAGTAAACAAAGTATACCAAGTTGAACCAACGAGTCACTCTTCGCctaaattcttcatttgtattacatatacatatacttCTCGAACCTCAAAATGGACtctatttgaaaatgacacCATTTGGTCTAGTATTTCATACATGAGTTCTTTTCAGTAGTCACTTGCACAGAATATTCATCTAGTAATGTAGTCTCATCTTTGTGGATATCGTCAACTTCAAGACACTCGAAATCTGCAGTCAGTGATGTAACCGTAGCTGTAGATATCCTATTTCTAATCAACTCTTCCAAAAGATCAACATTATAAACATCATTGAAGCTTGGATTGTAGTAGCTAGTTGAGTGCACCCCTGATCTTTCATTCAAAGGTATTTGTGGTAATTGTCTTATCAAGTACAACGAGCATTTACTATGAAATTTGCTGCAATATATCGAGTAGGTAAGGAGACCATCAGAGAGGTTTTCTGATATCCTTTCATGACATAACGGGTATCCACATATTTTATTCCCGGACCTAGCATTGATAATATCCAGATATGACATTGGTGAAAGTAACCGTGCCAAATATTTCAAGGTTTGCTCATTTTTGCAGAATGACTCACTGAGCATAGAAACTATGGCTGATTCAACCATTTGAGCTTCGAACAAAGACAATTGCTCATGTAGTTGGTGTGGTTGaaggatttctttttgtataaGTGGAATACTTATCACAGACATCATGGGTTGCATTGTGTAtaaaatgaagatatacGCACAGGTTATTTAAATCTACTATTTCCTAAAAGTGTCATTTCTTCGCagttaataaaaaaacgatACTTATTAATTTTTAGAGCGTGAGCATTGGTTATTGTTCAGCAAACTGTAAAAGACTTCGTCTTAACCTATCAAATTTAGTTGTTCTGCATATACTAGCTACCAATCAGTGCTAACATTAAATATGGATCGTTTTCATACTTCCTTGTACCGCTCTATCATGATATGTATTtatatggtattattatttcaagACTACATACTatgaaatttcaattttggcaGCATATTGGGCACACTGCTCACTCTCGCAACCTTTTCAGATGTGTTGGCGTCTTCGGTTTGTGCATCATCTTTTGATTCTACGGGTGCTCGTGCAATATATCGCACTGTGATCCAGGGAACTTTATCCTTTATATCCAAATTATCAACTTCGATTTCAgacttgaaattttcaacgAAATTCCTTTCATGAATATTAATACTGGAATTGTATACCAAAAATTCATTTAATATGGATACCGTGCTCCAATATGAAAACTTCCTCATACAGGCAACAACAAGGGATATTATTAGTTCACCGTTTGTACAGTGCATATAACAGGGATAATGTCTTTTGTCAATTAAAAACTTAACACATCGTACCACCACGTCATATTCAATGGGaacagttttctttttccttttgattttgggtTTAGTCTTGTCTGTCTTCCTTTCGCTTTGACATTCAATATGAATTGTCTTAATGTTGTTCTCTTCACAAAACTTAAGCATTTGGGGATCATTATCCAGAGGTTCCGGTGTCAATGACAGCACGTATTTTAATCGAAGGGTTCTTAAGAATGAGAAATTGATTTCTCGTGGATATGATCCTCTATACAAGTTTGGCTGAACTGTAGAAAATTGTAACGGGGTTACCAACGACATCTTGATACATGTAGCTTATTGTAGAACTCTTAGACTGAAATGCATGGTAATAACTGAATCTTCAATTTGAATTGAAACTCCTTTTCCCTCTATTTGCAGGGTCTCTTTTTTGTCTTCgcatttttcctttttttttgagctTAGATCAAACTACGGTAATTAACCGTAAAAATCAATTGCAGAAGCAATGTAGCAAGCCAAGAACCACACATCTCTAAAGCGGGTGAAACCACAGCGGTTGGAAGGATTGGGAGAAAATGGACTTTTTTTATGAAGAGCAAGTAGCTAACATTGAGGGTGGTAGGCTGAGTAATCAAAAGGAATCTTCCACCGAGGAATCTGTTGATGCAACAGAACGTAATTCGAATAGTGGGGTTCAGGGCCGAGATGTAAAAACAAATGAAGCGTTCCAAAAGCTAGAAGAGGAAGTCAACAAGCAATATGAAAAGACCACAAGTGCATTTAAGAAGTTGGTCGTTGAAAAGGATGACGGTATTGAAATTAACATACCAATTAGCGATGAAACTACAGAGGCTGCACAGAAATACTTAAAAAAGCTAGATGATAACATACACAACGTGGAGAATCTCGCTCAGTCATATTGGAGCAAAATGAAGACTACCAGTTTTTGGTCCGGTTTTGGTAGCATCAACGATACAACAGATGACGCTTCCGCTGACAATTTTGAGGGTCTGGAAGAGAAAGGAATTGCTGTTGGCGGAAATAGAACAGAAGCTGAACTAAGGACATTGTCAAAAGACAGGTCGGTTTATTTAAATAACAAAATGGATTTAGAGAAGGAACCGTTTGACGTagatgaaaaaactgaTGAAATATGTTTGATTTTACAGGGTGATAAGGATATTGCTAGATTAATGAATGACATCGTACCCCACCAAATCAGCTATAAGAATTTCTGGAACATATACTTctcagaaaaaaatagaatttTAGACAAGGAAagcaaaaggaaagaaatattacttaagaaggaaaaggagGCCGAGGTAGCCTgggatgatgaagatgaagaaatagaAGCGGGGGCCAGTTTAAAAAACGAAGATGAGGCAAAAGTCGAAGaaccaaagaaggaagtAGAAGAGGAGAAGAAAGATGGCTGCAACGGCgaggatgatgatggtgatgatgatgatgatgatgacgacgacgaggATGACTGGGAatgaatgtttttttctttatagaATGTATATGTCCAATGCTagaaatatttatataggTTCGAAAAAATATTGTACTAGAAAAGCCCCAATCCAAAAATGCAGAGGAACACAATGACAGGATTTCACATGCAATTCCAACTTTATAtcagttgaaaaaaaggccGTTTGTTTcgtaataataatacatCTGTCTCTATGGGTAACAGCATGCCATCAAAGACACAGCTAATACATCAACCTAGACAGGCAAAAACGATATTTAGATACTGAACTCTCCTCCTGCTGTTCGTATGTATCAAACACCGTATACACGATGATAAAATAAGACGTATGCGTTAGAATTAATAGCGtctgttttatttttagcGGGTCTGTACTTGGTATCGTCAAAATATAGCCATCCTCTGCTCAATCCCTTTTTCACATAGGAGGTATAATGACCCCCATATAAAGTACCGAAATGACACGCTACGCCATACAATTCATACTTAAAAGGCGGTATTTGCCCCCTTATGGGtaattcatcatcatttaCACCTGGTGGAAAGACGCCATCAAAATCGTTAGCCCAAAATGGAGTTAAGTCCAACAAGAACGGATATTTGACAAAATCgttatttttgttcaagaaGTTATCAAACCTCTTCAGATGAATTATCAAGTTTCGTGGTAACCTCGTTATCGTTAACTGTTTTGTGGATGGCTGTCTGCTCTTACAATGAGGACACAACCATTGCTCGTCTATTTCCAAGTTTTCACATTTGGTAAACTCTTTAAAACAATCTTCAATGGTGATTTTATTCTGAGAGTTCTTTCTTGGGATAGGAATCGATAATACTGTGAAAGGTTGATACGTTGTCGAAGTATGATTACATGTCTTGCATTTTAGCCGTGATGCGTATTGCCCCTGAAATAAGTCGACAATAACACTGAAATCAGTAGTCAGAAACCTTTCCCATTCTATCGAGGAGGCAATCCTCAAAGATaatctttctcttcttgtctCAGCTTCTTGAGAAAGTTCTTTCAAAGGTGGATTCGAGCCACATTGATTTAAATCTTCATGTAACCCATCTAGAAGAAATTGGCAGAATTCTTGACAATCTTGCTGAGAAGCAGTTTTGAATAATGAATTAACCGATCCACACGccaatttgaatttgattGGTGATATAGAGTCCTTCTTTGAGCTATCAACCTGTTTCTTATACATCATATGCACCAACCTTGCGAAATATTTCGCTAATATACCCTTTGAACCCAATTTACTATTAATATTAATGTGCTTGGCATATGAATCatccaaaaatatttgcGTTAGTTCGTGAGTACCTAATATACACTGAATGATACAGTTCATGTAACATGAATTTCCTAGATTTTCTAATCCGACAGCGAAATCGAGGTCATAGTTATGAGAGGGCGAAGTTTGGGATACATCAATATGGTCTAAAGAGCTACTGTTGGATAAAGTGAGACATGCTGGTTGTATAGTAGACGTGGAAGAGTTGTTGCTATTggaattcaaattcaagttCATACTAATTGCTTGCGGGAACCGCTGCAACTTTGGTGTGGTGGTTCTTGATGGAGTAGTGATTGCTCTTGTATTAATAGGTGTAATATGAGTGAAGGAATTGTGATTCAACTGTTCCCTTTGATTTGTCATGGAATCTGCTTCATTGTTTTTCCAGAGGTGTGGAGTCTCTGGATAATTAAATGGTAATGAATCGTTTTTCATCGAATTAGGCGAAGACAGAGGTAAAGGAGATGGCGAGTTAGAGATGGATAATGAGGATATAGAATataaatttgaattcatgTTCTTGGGACTAGTAGACGTATAGTTTGAAAACAGTTTTTTAAAACTTGAAGATCTTTGTAATTTATAACTATTGTCggattgttgttgttgctgttgttgtagGTGGTTAATTGGAATCGGTGAAATCAGCATTTCTTTCATAGAATCATCCATTGAATGACTTATACTTGGAGACATCTTGGGCAGATGCTGTAAACTCAGACCAGAAGTATTACCGTTCACATACACACTATCATCCTTTATGTTGTTACTCTGTGGACAAGACGAAGATGTTTGATTTACATGATTTGAGCTTAGCCAACCTGGGAACCCAGAttgtaaaataaaaattttggtAAAGTCATTGGATATTGGTTTCTCAAAAGAACGATTCAATAAAATATCTAATAATACGGCTTGTTGCCTGACGTTATAGTCGTTCGAGTCTGTATAAAGAatgataaatttgaaaaggttTCTGCTTTGAAAGAGTTTAATTTCATCGTTGGGAGATGTAAtcaatgatttcttttccaaatcgcGATCTGAGTACGACATTTTAAATGAAACGGGCTCCAGGcaaatgatatttttgaaatcgaTGTGggattttttgaactctAATCTTGATCGTATATCTATTAACAGCGTTTCCATTTGAGATGAGGAGGAGCTAGTTGATAAAACTATTAGTGAATTTAGCTG encodes the following:
- the AIM7 gene encoding Aim7p, with translation MSNLYNIGSETKNKIKKFRITTARADSIKALSIKIEPKPSYEIIIDEDEQEELEELEDLSELAEILPDNSPRFLLTAYPITTKDGIKQTPLILIYWKPMTVVSQEWKMLYAGALEMVRNECGTFKLVEVSSGLEDDSDLDELREQLESC
- the LCB2 gene encoding serine C-palmitoyltransferase LCB2; amino-acid sequence: MSTPANYTRVPLCEPENLPADIQRENEYGTLDSTDHLYQVIQRDGKPLTEPIIDTPPYYVSLLTYLNYLLLIILGHIHDFLGMTFQKSRHLDLLERDGLAPWYSNFESFYVRRIKMRIDDCFSRPTTGVPGRFIRCIDRISHDINEYFTYSGAVYQCMNLSSYNYLGFAQSKGQCTDAALECVDKYSIQSGGPRTQVGTTDLHIKAEKLVAKFVGKEDAMIFSMGYGTNANLFNAFLDKKCLVISDELNHTSIRTGVRLSGSAVRTFKHGDMVGLEKLIREQIVLGQPKTNRPWKKILICVEGLFSMEGTLCNLPKLVELKKKYKCYLFVDEAHSIGAMGPTGRGVCEIFGIDPKDVDILMGTFTKSFGAAGGYIAADKFIINRLRLDLSTTSYSESMPAPVLAQTISSLQTISGELCPGQGAERLQRIAFNSRYLRLALQRLGFIVYGVADSPVIPLLLYCPSKMPAFSRMMLQRRIAVVVVAYPATPLIESRVRFCMSASLTKEDIDYLLRHVDEVGEKLNLKSNSGKSSYDGKRQRWDIEEVIRRTPHDCKDDKYFVN
- the DOS2 gene encoding Dos2p — translated: MDFFYEEQVANIEGGRLSNQKESSTEESVDATERNSNSGVQGRDVKTNEAFQKLEEEVNKQYEKTTSAFKKLVVEKDDGIEINIPISDETTEAAQKYLKKLDDNIHNVENLAQSYWSKMKTTSFWSGFGSINDTTDDASADNFEGLEEKGIAVGGNRTEAELRTLSKDRSVYLNNKMDLEKEPFDVDEKTDEICLILQGDKDIARLMNDIVPHQISYKNFWNIYFSEKNRILDKESKRKEILLKKEKEAEVAWDDEDEEIEAGASLKNEDEAKVEEPKKEVEEEKKDGCNGEDDDGDDDDDDDDDEDDWE
- the RRG1 gene encoding Rrg1p; protein product: MAHNFGRIPSHQCYVLNLYRTVLRNIPKNCHSYAFQKEIKSNLSRQLTKHKHDKSSWSVYILLNKFNQLNNYLLEGKLQEIKHLIQPLKKVSKQLKTTRILKTLNDLGNGNSLQSPEEIRELHVLSTYIKQKQNLGLLPNCIPKEYKLKLLLPLALNESACVKLYNIHQKLEKGSPSARLSYTKEGRNQIWFVRSPINKGKRQSKMLGILIRQERKDSQKNIDDLNFCESNASWALHEAIWEEYLESKRIIEINLAKYLEYNIDNPKKPARYNPASQNKKINEWVDPVREVIFNLQAKSIQKVEYYNDYKEKLLSKDGQLAYFDKLSKAMYAKRLESFEKMAEEALPYVTPFIPKKDLLNALTKYGF
- the RPS13 gene encoding 40S ribosomal protein uS15: MHSAGKGISSSAIPYSRNAPAWFKLSSDSVIEQIVKYARKGLTPSQIGVLLRDAHGVTQARVITGNKIMRILKSNGLAPEIPEDLYYLIKKAVSVRKHLERNRKDKDAKFRLILIESRIHRLARYYRTVSVLPPNWKYESATASALVN
- the OCA6 gene encoding protein-tyrosine-phosphatase, yielding MSLVTPLQFSTVQPNLYRGSYPREINFSFLRTLRLKYVLSLTPEPLDNDPQMLKFCEENNIKTIHIECQSERKTDKTKPKIKRKKKTVPIEYDVVVRCVKFLIDKRHYPCYMHCTNGELIISLVVACMRKFSYWSTVSILNEFLVYNSSINIHERNFVENFKSEIEVDNLDIKDKVPWITVRYIARAPVESKDDAQTEDANTSEKVARVSSVPNMLPKLKFHSM
- the RTR2 gene encoding putative protein-serine/threonine phosphatase; protein product: MQPMMSVISIPLIQKEILQPHQLHEQLSLFEAQMVESAIVSMLSESFCKNEQTLKYLARLLSPMSYLDIINARSGNKICGYPLCHERISENLSDGLLTYSIYCSKFHSKCSLYLIRQLPQIPLNERSGVHSTSYYNPSFNDVYNVDLLEELIRNRISTATVTSLTADFECLEVDDIHKDETTLLDEYSVQVTTEKNSCMKY